One genomic window of Actinoplanes lobatus includes the following:
- a CDS encoding helix-turn-helix transcriptional regulator: MESSTFRLMGVHEIRIRIGGLSRQQAYLLVNRPDFPEPVAVLAQGKVWLVDEVEAWLTTRQSSEEGDLRPP; this comes from the coding sequence ATGGAGTCGTCGACGTTCCGCCTCATGGGCGTGCACGAGATCCGCATCCGCATCGGAGGCCTCAGCCGCCAGCAGGCCTACCTGCTCGTCAATCGCCCGGATTTCCCCGAACCGGTGGCCGTGCTGGCCCAGGGCAAGGTCTGGCTCGTGGACGAGGTGGAGGCCTGGCTCACCACGCGGCAGTCCTCTGAGGAGGGTGACTTGCGCCCACCGTGA
- a CDS encoding GNAT family N-acetyltransferase, whose amino-acid sequence MFLHSEKAFLTMDLRIQRAVVSNLRTRSRVLEIGPFVAGLDPDTTSPYLNYASPVPGAPITEADVTALIGAFRSAGRKPRFEYVCSSAPELEALLLAAGFTIEARHQYLICTPQSLTACPVPEGLRLVEPGTDPDRAAMAAAVGEAFGESWATDADVARIRRGQDRGGIALAAFTDGGECAGGGQAGPPQDRLSEVGGIGVREPFRKRGLAAAITAEVAHRMFARGLEIAWLEAGSDDSWRVYERVGFVPAGHRLYISLG is encoded by the coding sequence GTGTTCCTTCACTCTGAAAAGGCCTTCCTCACCATGGATCTGCGCATCCAGCGCGCCGTCGTGTCCAACCTCCGTACCCGTTCGCGGGTTCTCGAGATCGGCCCCTTCGTGGCCGGCCTCGACCCGGACACGACCAGTCCCTACCTCAACTACGCGTCACCGGTGCCCGGCGCGCCGATCACCGAGGCCGACGTCACGGCCCTGATCGGCGCGTTCCGGTCGGCGGGGCGCAAACCCCGGTTCGAGTACGTGTGCAGCAGCGCCCCCGAGCTGGAGGCGCTGCTGCTCGCGGCCGGGTTCACCATCGAGGCCCGGCATCAGTACCTGATCTGCACTCCGCAATCGTTGACGGCGTGCCCCGTACCGGAAGGTCTGCGTCTCGTGGAACCCGGCACGGACCCGGACCGGGCCGCCATGGCCGCGGCCGTCGGCGAGGCCTTCGGCGAGTCGTGGGCCACCGATGCCGACGTCGCCCGGATCCGCCGCGGCCAGGACCGCGGTGGGATCGCGCTGGCGGCGTTCACCGACGGCGGCGAGTGCGCGGGCGGTGGGCAGGCCGGCCCGCCGCAGGACCGGCTCAGCGAAGTGGGCGGCATCGGCGTCCGGGAACCCTTCCGCAAGCGTGGGCTGGCCGCGGCGATCACCGCCGAGGTGGCCCACCGGATGTTCGCCCGCGGCCTGGAGATCGCCTGGCTGGAAGCGGGCTCGGACGACTCGTGGCGGGTCTACGAGCGGGTCGGCTTCGTCCCGGCCGGTCACCGGCTCTACATCTCGCTCGGCTGA
- a CDS encoding TetR/AcrR family transcriptional regulator, with the protein MTTRRSDATRAAILTAARERFAADGFERATIRAIAADARIDPSMVMRYYGNKEGLFAAAAEFDLRLPDLAGAEPAAVGEVLVRHFLERWEGDDTLLALLRAAVTQEGPAERMRAIFAGQLGPLAARLSPKEDQAPLRAGLVASQMLGFALCRYVLKLPPMAALEREEAVAWLGPTVQRYLTESDLT; encoded by the coding sequence ATGACGACCCGTCGTTCCGACGCCACCCGCGCCGCGATCCTGACCGCCGCCCGGGAGCGTTTCGCCGCCGACGGGTTCGAGCGTGCCACCATCCGCGCCATCGCCGCCGACGCACGCATAGATCCATCGATGGTCATGCGTTACTACGGCAACAAGGAGGGGCTGTTCGCGGCGGCCGCCGAGTTCGATCTGCGGCTGCCGGACCTCGCCGGAGCCGAGCCGGCCGCGGTCGGAGAAGTGCTGGTCAGGCACTTCCTGGAGCGCTGGGAGGGGGATGACACGTTGCTAGCGCTGCTGCGGGCCGCGGTCACCCAGGAGGGGCCCGCCGAGCGGATGCGGGCGATCTTCGCCGGGCAGCTCGGTCCACTGGCCGCCCGGCTGTCGCCGAAGGAGGATCAGGCCCCCCTCCGGGCCGGTCTGGTCGCCTCCCAGATGCTCGGATTCGCCCTTTGCCGGTACGTGCTGAAGCTCCCCCCGATGGCCGCTCTGGAGCGGGAGGAAGCGGTCGCCTGGCTCGGTCCGACCGTCCAGCGGTACCTCACCGAGTCCGATCTTACCTAG
- a CDS encoding DUF4132 domain-containing protein, translating into MSEKSSVETFVVPVGWKRFVLPRRSSAPASPSVKATDVTAAEALLTTFEGEARAAVDNRLTPEDITAAGRAWLSGEPDAPPLGAAAVTQAVVRELQWYRLDEALALLGFWRSRRGLPFAAAAVAELAALYPTAFTTGGAITRSILDRDATGYTTVLAQRMAYRLRRAVVAARPEEYERVVEALAAVRGPSLAQRAVISVMAPDESGWAAEICAEAMARPNLGTIKQMLLTVVDREALATPLAEQVDHFAALRQSEVIHTFVGTLGPEAAPALAGWCDSPRQGDAQDRQKLLGMLAVIGGDQALQALLDRRDQPYVPAALADAAARHPARALRLMAATPDDGRLLANHLAGNRGLAAEVRPLLATEAAARLDEAEAVLTAAETAKAAPGDVPAILRDPAWQSPVERHPIVVDGLTGTGESRVVWAEGERESWADGSWAARNGGSRDWAGIAGQLDKGGNPTWDAIFFFLQGPDELTRPRLGAWRPDYSYDLGDWGPELLGRYEEAAVPALAEAARRTPLVGAPVLAPAATPQVALLMAGWHVRSRPVRRTAAAWFARHTTFAARALVPVAVGKRGNARTDAEAALRVLPREEVLAAAGQHGPEAVAAVEEILAVDPLTVLPKTMPVLPDWANPATLPPVRLTGDRGELPLDAVRNLITMLALSRLDSAYPGVGMVVTECEPADLAGFGWALFETWRAAGHPAKQNWALDALGLLGDDETVRRLAPVIRAWPGEGGHARAVTGLDVLAAIGTDVALMYLNGIARKVKFRGLKERAEEKIAELAAELGLTGDELADRLVPDLGLDADGGMVLDYGRRSFTVGFDEQLKPFVTDATGRRLKALPKPGAQDDAAPATEAYERFAALKKDVRAIAADQVRRLEEAMTAQRRWTGEDFRQFFAGHPLLRHLVRRLVWVRFDAAGAPAGGVRLAEDRSLADVTDETVTLGDDEPIGIAHPVHLGADLAAWAGVFADYEITQPFSQLARGAEPLTSARAAALTGVTVPSTRLLGLERRGWRRGAPQDAGVQGWFQRDVPGGRHLVLEISPGIAVGAVDVLGDQTVTAVFVAPASGYHWRRGDSDDRLSELDPITAAEALRDLTEVLS; encoded by the coding sequence GTGAGCGAGAAGTCGAGCGTGGAGACGTTCGTCGTTCCGGTGGGGTGGAAGCGGTTCGTGCTGCCCCGCCGGTCGTCGGCGCCCGCGTCGCCGAGCGTGAAAGCGACCGATGTCACAGCCGCCGAGGCGCTGCTGACCACGTTCGAGGGCGAGGCACGGGCGGCGGTGGACAACCGGCTGACACCGGAGGACATCACCGCGGCCGGGCGCGCCTGGCTCTCCGGGGAGCCGGACGCCCCACCGCTCGGGGCGGCGGCCGTCACCCAGGCCGTCGTCCGGGAGCTCCAGTGGTATCGGCTCGACGAGGCGCTGGCCCTTCTCGGGTTCTGGCGCTCGCGCCGCGGGCTGCCGTTCGCCGCGGCGGCCGTCGCCGAGCTGGCCGCGCTCTACCCCACGGCGTTCACCACCGGCGGGGCGATCACCCGCAGCATCCTCGACCGTGACGCCACCGGCTACACCACGGTCCTCGCCCAGCGGATGGCGTACCGGTTGCGGCGTGCCGTCGTGGCCGCCCGCCCGGAGGAGTACGAGCGGGTGGTCGAGGCCCTCGCCGCGGTGCGCGGGCCGTCGCTCGCCCAGCGCGCGGTGATCTCCGTGATGGCGCCCGACGAGTCCGGTTGGGCGGCGGAGATCTGCGCCGAGGCGATGGCCCGGCCCAACCTCGGGACGATCAAGCAGATGCTGCTCACCGTCGTCGACCGGGAGGCGCTCGCCACCCCACTGGCCGAACAGGTGGATCACTTCGCGGCGCTGCGGCAGAGCGAGGTGATCCACACCTTCGTGGGCACGCTCGGCCCGGAGGCCGCGCCCGCACTGGCGGGATGGTGCGACTCGCCGCGCCAGGGCGACGCCCAGGACCGGCAGAAACTGCTCGGCATGCTGGCCGTGATCGGCGGCGACCAGGCATTGCAGGCCCTGCTCGACCGCCGCGACCAGCCCTATGTCCCGGCCGCCCTGGCCGACGCGGCCGCCCGCCACCCGGCCCGGGCGCTGCGCCTGATGGCCGCCACACCGGACGACGGCCGGCTGCTCGCCAACCACCTGGCCGGCAACCGCGGCCTCGCCGCCGAGGTCCGGCCGCTGCTCGCCACCGAGGCCGCCGCCCGCCTGGACGAGGCGGAGGCCGTGCTGACCGCGGCTGAGACGGCGAAGGCCGCTCCCGGGGACGTTCCGGCGATCCTGCGCGACCCGGCCTGGCAGTCCCCGGTGGAGCGCCACCCGATCGTCGTCGACGGGCTGACCGGCACCGGGGAGTCCCGGGTGGTCTGGGCGGAAGGCGAGCGGGAGAGCTGGGCCGACGGCTCCTGGGCGGCCCGCAACGGCGGCTCACGGGACTGGGCCGGCATCGCCGGGCAGCTCGACAAGGGCGGCAACCCGACCTGGGACGCGATCTTCTTCTTCCTTCAGGGCCCCGACGAGCTGACCCGTCCACGGCTGGGCGCCTGGCGGCCCGACTACTCGTACGACCTGGGGGACTGGGGTCCCGAGCTGCTGGGCCGCTACGAGGAGGCGGCCGTCCCGGCGCTCGCCGAGGCCGCCCGGCGCACACCCCTCGTCGGAGCCCCGGTGCTGGCCCCGGCCGCCACACCCCAGGTTGCCCTGCTGATGGCCGGCTGGCACGTGCGGTCCCGGCCGGTCCGGCGGACGGCCGCCGCCTGGTTCGCGCGGCACACCACGTTCGCGGCGCGGGCGCTCGTCCCGGTCGCGGTCGGCAAGCGGGGCAACGCCCGGACCGACGCCGAGGCCGCGCTGCGTGTGCTGCCCCGCGAGGAGGTGCTCGCCGCCGCCGGTCAGCACGGCCCGGAGGCGGTGGCGGCGGTCGAGGAGATCCTCGCCGTCGACCCGCTGACCGTCCTGCCGAAGACCATGCCGGTGCTGCCGGACTGGGCGAACCCGGCGACGCTGCCGCCGGTCCGGCTCACCGGCGACCGCGGCGAGCTGCCCCTCGACGCCGTCCGCAACCTGATCACCATGCTCGCCCTCTCCCGGCTCGACAGCGCCTACCCCGGCGTCGGCATGGTGGTGACCGAGTGCGAGCCGGCCGACCTGGCCGGATTCGGGTGGGCGCTGTTCGAGACCTGGCGCGCGGCCGGGCACCCGGCGAAACAGAACTGGGCGCTCGACGCGCTCGGCCTGCTCGGCGACGACGAGACGGTCCGGCGGCTGGCCCCGGTCATCCGGGCCTGGCCCGGCGAGGGCGGGCACGCCCGCGCCGTCACCGGCCTCGACGTGCTTGCCGCCATCGGCACCGACGTGGCCCTCATGTACCTCAACGGCATCGCGCGGAAGGTCAAGTTCCGCGGGCTCAAGGAACGGGCCGAGGAGAAGATCGCCGAGCTGGCGGCGGAGCTCGGGCTCACCGGCGACGAACTGGCCGACCGGCTCGTGCCCGACCTCGGGCTGGACGCCGACGGCGGCATGGTCCTCGACTACGGGCGGCGCTCCTTCACGGTGGGCTTCGACGAGCAGCTGAAGCCGTTCGTGACGGACGCGACCGGCCGCCGCCTCAAGGCCCTGCCCAAGCCGGGCGCCCAGGACGACGCGGCGCCGGCGACGGAGGCGTATGAGAGGTTCGCCGCGCTGAAGAAGGACGTCCGGGCGATCGCCGCCGACCAGGTCCGCCGGCTGGAGGAGGCGATGACCGCCCAGCGCCGGTGGACCGGCGAGGACTTCCGGCAGTTCTTCGCCGGCCATCCGCTGCTCCGGCACCTGGTCCGCCGCCTGGTCTGGGTGCGGTTCGACGCCGCCGGCGCCCCGGCCGGCGGGGTGCGCCTGGCCGAGGACCGCAGCCTTGCCGACGTCACCGACGAGACGGTGACCCTCGGCGACGACGAGCCGATCGGCATCGCCCACCCCGTCCACCTCGGCGCCGACCTGGCCGCCTGGGCCGGGGTGTTCGCCGACTACGAGATCACCCAGCCGTTCTCCCAGCTGGCCCGGGGGGCCGAGCCGCTCACCTCGGCGCGGGCCGCGGCCCTCACCGGCGTGACCGTGCCCAGCACCCGGCTGCTCGGGCTGGAACGCCGCGGCTGGCGGCGCGGCGCCCCACAGGACGCCGGGGTGCAGGGCTGGTTCCAGCGGGACGTGCCCGGCGGCCGGCACCTGGTGCTGGAGATCTCCCCCGGCATCGCGGTCGGGGCCGTCGACGTCCTCGGCGACCAGACCGTCACCGCCGTCTTCGTGGCCCCGGCCTCCGGCTACCACTGGCGCCGCGGCGACTCCGACGACCGGCTCTCCGAACTCGACCCCATCACCGCGGCCGAGGCGCTGCGCGACCTGACCGAGGTGTTGTCATGA
- a CDS encoding FAD-dependent monooxygenase has product MHTTVAIIGAGPTGLLLAGDLAHAGIPVTVFERRSGTSNLTRAFGVHARTLELLDARGLADGLIAEGARVRRLRLFNGIELDLSRLPSRFPYLLITPQYRVEHALAERALKAGAEFRHGARLTRLRQDDGLVTLDLEDGDTVTADYVVGADGLHSTVRQSLGLPFPGKAVLTSIMLADVRLATPPEDVLAVGGVGDAFAMVAPFGDGWYRIFAWNRDNQVDDRTPVTLDEISAVTRRVHGTDFGITETRWMSRFHSDERQAPHYRVGRVFLAGDAAHVHSPAGGQGMNTGLQDAANLSWKLAATIAGRTPEGLLDTYEAERHPVGRMVLRSSGTLIRAAMIRSAAGRLARDTLGRILLGLPPVARRAAGIISGVGISYPGAPRAADVTLRDGGRLYEALRDGRHVLLTDQNPEGYEDRVLVAAPGSTDGTACLIRPDGYVAWRGPAADAPAAVARLLP; this is encoded by the coding sequence ATGCACACCACCGTCGCGATCATCGGCGCCGGCCCGACCGGGCTCCTGCTCGCCGGCGACCTGGCCCACGCCGGGATCCCGGTCACCGTCTTCGAGCGCCGGTCCGGCACGTCCAACCTGACCCGGGCCTTCGGCGTGCACGCCCGCACCCTGGAGCTGCTCGACGCCCGCGGCCTCGCCGACGGCCTGATCGCCGAGGGCGCCCGGGTGCGGCGGCTGCGGCTGTTCAACGGCATCGAGCTGGACCTCTCCCGGCTGCCGTCCCGGTTTCCGTACCTGTTGATCACCCCGCAGTACCGGGTGGAGCACGCGCTGGCCGAGCGGGCGCTGAAGGCCGGCGCCGAGTTCCGGCACGGCGCCCGCCTCACCCGCCTGCGGCAGGACGACGGCCTGGTCACCCTGGATCTCGAGGACGGCGACACGGTCACCGCCGACTACGTGGTCGGCGCCGACGGCCTGCACAGCACCGTCCGGCAGAGCCTCGGCCTGCCCTTCCCCGGCAAGGCCGTGCTCACCTCGATCATGCTGGCCGACGTGCGGCTGGCCACCCCGCCCGAGGACGTGCTGGCGGTCGGCGGGGTCGGCGACGCCTTCGCCATGGTCGCCCCGTTCGGCGACGGGTGGTACCGGATCTTCGCCTGGAACCGCGACAACCAGGTCGACGACCGCACCCCGGTGACGCTCGACGAGATCAGCGCGGTCACCCGTCGCGTCCACGGCACCGACTTCGGCATCACCGAGACCCGGTGGATGTCCCGCTTCCACAGCGACGAACGGCAGGCGCCGCACTACCGGGTGGGCCGGGTGTTCCTCGCCGGCGACGCCGCCCACGTGCACTCACCGGCCGGCGGCCAGGGCATGAACACCGGCCTCCAGGACGCCGCGAACCTCTCCTGGAAACTCGCCGCCACCATCGCGGGCCGGACCCCCGAAGGCCTGCTCGACACCTACGAGGCCGAACGCCACCCGGTGGGCCGGATGGTCCTGCGCAGCAGCGGCACCCTGATCCGGGCCGCCATGATCCGCTCCGCGGCGGGCCGCCTGGCACGTGACACCCTCGGCCGGATCCTGCTCGGCCTGCCGCCGGTCGCCCGCCGCGCCGCCGGGATCATCTCCGGCGTCGGCATCTCCTATCCGGGCGCGCCGCGGGCCGCCGACGTCACCCTGCGCGACGGCGGGCGCCTCTACGAGGCACTGCGCGACGGCCGGCACGTGCTCCTCACCGATCAAAACCCCGAGGGGTACGAGGACCGCGTGCTCGTGGCGGCCCCCGGGTCCACCGACGGCACGGCGTGCCTGATCCGCCCGGACGGCTACGTGGCGTGGCGTGGCCCGGCCGCCGACGCCCCCGCCGCGGTGGCGCGCCTCCTGCCCTGA